In a single window of the Elaeis guineensis isolate ETL-2024a chromosome 8, EG11, whole genome shotgun sequence genome:
- the LOC105049993 gene encoding UDP-glycosyltransferase CGT, whose protein sequence is MSSSSDRNKPHIAFLPSAGMGHLKPFCSLAAALSERGCDVSFITVHPAVSEAESCHVSNFFAAFPRIRRLDFDLAAFDPSGVASTDPFFLRVEAIRRSAHLLPALLAASSPPFSALVIDIFLASTFIPIAAGIGLPSYIQFISTAAMLSLLAYFPTCSVGVSDFDIPGLWRVPKASIPRALHNPSHPFTTQFVENGRILPKASGILVNTFEALEPEALAALNRGKVVPGLPPVIAIGPLQAASLGEGSPLPWLHGQPARSVVYVCFGNRTAMSKEQIRELGIGLENSGCRFLWVVKTKKVDREDGEVELEGLLGEGYLERVKDRGLVVKGWVDQEEILRHRAIGGFLSHCGSNSVFEAAFHGVPVLGWPGGGDQRVNAEVVVRRGLGIWVKEWSWEGEEEVVMGEEIGERVRQLMEDEGLQASAARLREEAVKAVAEDGSSGKGLAEFIRML, encoded by the coding sequence ATGTCATCCTCCAGCGACCGGAACAAACCCCACATTGCCTTCCTCCCGAGCGCCGGCATGGGCCATCTGAAGCCCTTCTGCAGCCTCGCGGCCGCGCTCTCCGAGCGCGGTTGCGACGTCTCCTTCATCACCGTCCACCCCGCCGTGTCCGAAGCCGAATCCTGCCATGTTTCCAACTTCTTTGCTGCTTTCCCTCGTATCCGTCGTCTGGACTTTGACCTCGCCGCATTCGATCCCTCTGGCGTTGCCTCCACCGACCCTTTCTTTCTCCGCGTGGAGGCAATTCGCCGCTCGGCGCACCTCCTTCCCGCTCTCCTCGCCGCCTCATCTCCGCCATTCTCTGCCCTTGTTATCGACATCTTCTTGGCTTCCACTTTTATTCCCATCGCTGCTGGCATCGGCCTTCCGAGCTACATTCAATTCATCTCCACCGCCGCGATGCTTTCACTCTTGGCCTACTTCCCTACGTGCAGTGTTGGCGTCAGCGATTTCGACATCCCTGGGCTTTGGAGAGTGCCCAAGGCATCGATCCCTCGGGCGCTTCACAACCCGAGTCATCCCTTCACCACCCAGTTCGTGGAAAATGGTCGAATTCTTCCGAAAGCTAGCGGCATCTTGGTGAACACGTTCGAAGCACTGGAGCCAGAAGCTCTAGCCGCACTCAACCGGGGGAAGGTGGTGCCAGGGCTCCCCCCAGTGATCGCCATTGGACCGCTGCAAGCTGCGAGTCTTGGTGAAGGCTCGCCGCTGCCCTGGCTGCACGGCCAACCGGCACGGTCAGTGGTCTATGTTTGCTTCGGAAACAGGACCGCCATGTCGAAGGAACAGATCAGGGAGTTGGGAATTGGCTTAGAGAATAGTGGGTGCAGGTTCTTGTGGGTGGTGAAGACTAAGAAAGTTGATAGAGAAGATGGAGAAGTGGAGTTGGAGGGCTTGTTGGGCGAAGGGTATTTAGAACGAGTGAAGGATAGGGGGTTGGTGGTGAAGGGTTGGGTGGACCAAGAGGAGATTCTGAGGCACAGAGCTATTGGTGGCTTTCTTAGCCATTGCGGGTCGAACTCGGTGTTTGAGGCGGCGTTCCATGGTGTTCCAGTCCTGGGGTGGCCGGGAGGAGGGGACCAGAGGGTGAATGCAGAGGTGGTAGTTAGGAGGGGCCTTGGGATTTGGGTGAAGGAGTGGAGCTGGGAGGGTGAAGAGGAGGTGGTGATGGGGGAAGAGATCGGTGAGCGGGTGAGGCAGCTGATGGAGGATGAGGGCCTGCAGGCTTCAGCAGCGAGATTGAGGGAGGAGGCTGTGAAggctgtggctgaggatgggagCTCTGGCAAGGGGTTGGCAGAGTTCATTCGTATGCTATAA